One region of Populus trichocarpa isolate Nisqually-1 chromosome 4, P.trichocarpa_v4.1, whole genome shotgun sequence genomic DNA includes:
- the LOC7490822 gene encoding uncharacterized protein LOC7490822 isoform X1 yields the protein MDGLQLVSMPPRNAFRADQPKARRGLQPDPPYSIKSCTRNFLETGAWHQSQNKVPNKETRSNVFPDYPSCQSSVTCPDFYVSTPKECNAVSSLEANSSNVDKSANKKSRQKTRRGKLNKRVSSDTGSAEPEVLSEYAHESSTSEACSYDHGDGLIYSATSPEVSLPDGSSNQIVFEGDIRFSNSEAQVICTSNIGEVVAVETFEALDISSADGSSNQIDFEGDPRFSNSETSTICSSNIDEVATVEDIIPCIAHNFPGECQMINSEIIIQTKGKGSSQISCCDDKQSKDFSYAPDSSLVLDYVSIGSNSDDDPNGSYRSKPFHEASSRGSVLEAPGCNSRKGSLSYKNSFNGVVDTYHHTEGSKHGSQNFSSSDAQLLISRSSKKGKQIKALPRSAGAHKYGGFGNLHVRAGKEINHSVWKKVQRNGVDTETKISPVCFQSDMSLKETPSLKRNCIVAEVNTVSRTENKKLLKDKVSKKLKRKNSLGSKLDYSCHGRGHSSNKASFNTRAKTGMRQDETFGLTAEVDDQKGGKSISRTHSMNTCLMVGFQPSRVECANSESVNSLQVFPDALQPLQSTYDAVSSPRHHHSENQGNSPAKLSNLLDQNALKVPPPVYLPHLFFNKGLQMEKEITLAEHCKQNHSSGSVMQKWIPIGVRESELATSARFGNSLPDPSDRPAREDFTLRNVQENASFDSQDLVSSSLLGTCQGSGNASCSPKEDDHSQKLNNSTGWMFELNKKHVEADSSTSEYSDQQFSAFEDKSIKIIQAVKDACRVQMECEAIQMSTGSPVAEFERFLHFSSPVISQLPGLSCCQTCLCDRLVGARPCRHEIPYIPLGCLWKWYEEHGNYGLEVRAEDFENSKSLGLDCVSFRGYFVPFLSAIQLFKNHTSQPINKAPDHGIFGTHEASESSEDSKAGRLPIFSVLIPKPRTTAAAQSVDVACSDDAELLFEYFEPEQPQQRQPLYEKIQELVRGNASSRCKMYGDPTNLASLNLHDLHPRSWYSVAWYPIYRIPDGNFRTAFLTYHSLGHLVHRSAKFDSPSKNECVVSPVVGLQSYNAQGECWFQPRHSVNQTTGTPSLDPSVIMKERLRTLAETASLMARAVVNKGNQTSVNRHPDYEFFLSRRGYSLL from the exons ATGGATGGTTTGCAACTGGTTTCGATGCCACCTAGAAATGCATTCAGGGCCGATCAACCAAAGGCAAGGAGAGGGCTTCAACCTGATCCACCTTATTCCATTAAGTCCTGCACCAGAAATTTTCTTGAAACTGGTGCATGGCATCAGTCTCAAAATAAGGTTCCCAATAAAGAGACAAGATCAAATGTATTCCCTGACTATCCTTCATGCCAGAGTTCTGTCACTTGCCCTGATTTCTATGTTTCGACCCCAAAAGAATGTAATGCTGTTAGTTCACTTGAAGCTAATAGTTCTAATGTAGACAAGTctgcaaataaaaaatctcgACAAAAAACCAGGAGGGGAAAACTGAACAAGAGAGTTTCAAGTGATACTGGATCAGCTGAACCAGAAGTTTTGTCCGAGTATGCTCATGAAAGTTCAACTTCTGAAGCCTGTAGTTATGATCATGGAGATGGACTAATATATTCTGCAACTTCACCAGAAGTTTCATTGCCAGATGGTAGCAGTAACCAGATTGTCTTTGAAGGTGACATTAGATTCAGCAATTCTGAAGCACAGGTGATATGCACATCCAACATTGGTGAAGTGGTTGCTGTGGAAACTTTTGAAGCACTGGACATTTCATCGGCAGATGGTAGCAGTAACCAGATTGATTTTGAAGGAGATCCTAGATTTAGCAATTCTGAAACATCTACGATCTGCTCATCCAACATTGATGAAGTTGCTACAGTGGAAGACATTATACCTTGTATAGCTCATAATTTTCCTGGGGAGTGTCAAATGATTAATTCTGAAATCATTATACAGACAAAAGGAAAGGGCTCCAGTCAGATCAGCTGTTGTGATGATAAGCAATCCAAAGACTTCTCATATGCACCTGATTCCTCCCTAGTGTTGGACTATGTATCTATTGGTTCAAACAGTGATGATGACCCTAATGGTAGTTATCGTTCAAAACCATTTCATGAAGCTAGCAGCAGAGGTAGCGTTTTAGAAGCTCCAGGTTGCAATTCCAGAAAGGGGTctttatcttataaaaattcatttaatggTGTTGTAGATACCTATCACCACACTGAGGGCTCAAAGCATGGCAGTCAGAATTTTAGCAGCAGTGACGCTCAATTACTTATATCAAGATCAAGCAAGAAAGGCAAGCAAATAAAAGCATTACCCAGGAGTGCTGGTGCTCACAAATATGGAGGTTTTGGAAATTTGCATGTCCGGGCAGGGAAGGAAATCAACCATTCTGTCTGGAAAAAGGTTCAGAGGAATGGTGTGGATACTGAAACTAAGATATCTCCTGTATGCTTCCAGTCAGACATGAGTTTGAAAGAAACTCCTTCACTTAAAAGGAACTGTATTGTTGCTGAGGTAAATACAGTATCAAGAACTGAGAATAAAAAACTGCTGAAAGACAAGGTTTCTaagaagttgaaaagaaaaaatagtctAGGTTCCAAATTAGATTACAGCTGTCATGGTAGGGGCCACAGTTCCAACAAGGCCAGCTTTAATACTCGTGCAAAGACTGGCATGCGACAGGATGAAACATTTGGTCTCACAGCTGAAGTGGATGATCAAAAAGGAGGGAAATCTATTTCAAGAACTCATTCTATGAATACTTGTTTGATGGTTGGGTTCCAGCCCAGCAGAGTTGAATGCGCGAATTCAGAATCAGTTAACAGCTTGCAAGTTTTCCCAGATGCATTACAGCCACTTCAAAGTACTTATGATGCCGTTTCCAGCCCAAGACACCACCATTCAGAAAATCAAGGTAACTCACCAGCAAAGCTGAGCAATTTGTTGGACCAAAATGCGCTCAAGGTGCCACCTCCAGTTTACCttcctcatcttttttttaataaaggtctccaaatggaaaaagaaattaCACTTGCTGAGCACTGTAAGCAAAACCATAGTTCTGGGTCAGTTATGCAGAAATGGATACCCATTGGGGTAAGAGAGTCTGAATTGGCCACCTCTGCTAGATTTGGTAATTCATTACCAGATCCTTCTGATAGACCAGCTCGTGAAGATTTCACTTTGAGAAATGTTCAAGAAAACGCCAGTTTTGATTCTCAAGACCTAGTTTCTTCATCGTTGTTGGGCACATGCCAAGGTTCTGGAAATGCAAGTTGTTCTCCCAAGGAAGATGACCACAGTCAAAAGTTGAATAATTCTACTGGTTGGATGTTTGAGCTCAACAAGAAGCATGTTGAAGCTGACAGTTCAACTAGTGAATACTCTGATCAACAATTTTCAGCTTTTGAAgataaatcaataaagataatacAAGCAGTGAAGGATGCATGCAGGGTACAGATGGAATGTGAAGCTATTCAGATGTCCACTGGCAGTCCAGTTGCAGAGTTTGAaagatttcttcatttttcttctcctgTTATTAGCCAACTGCCAGGTTTATCATGCTGCCAAACTTGTCTGTGTGATCGGCTTGTTGGTGCGCGACCATGCAGACATGAGATACCATATATCCCATTGGGATGCCTCTGGAAGTGGTATGAAGAGCATGGGAATTATGGTTTAGAAGTAAGGGCAgaagattttgaaaattctaAGAGCTTGGGTTTGGATTGTGTTTCGTTTCGTGGCTATTTTGTTCCCTTTTTATCGGCAATTCAACTATTCAAAAACCATACAAGCCAACCCATAAACAAGGCTCCTGATCATGGGATTTTTGGTACACATGAGGCTAGTGAATCATCAGAGGATTCTAAAGCTGGTCGCCTTCCAATATTTTCTGTACTGATTCCTAAGCCTCGTACCACAGCTGCAGCTCAATCAGTTGATGTCGCATGTTCTGATGATGCAGAGCTACTCTTTGAATACTTTGAACCAGAACAACCTCAGCAAAGACAACCATTATATGAGAA GATACAAGAGCTTGTTAGAGGTAACGCATCTTCACGTTGCAAAATGTATGGGGACCCCACTAATTTGGCCTCTCTGAATCTACATGACTTGCACCCCAGATCCTG GTATTCAGTGGCATGGTATCCGATCTATAGGATACCAGATGGCAACTTTCGAACTGCATTTTTGACTTACCATTCACTTGGCCACTTGGTTCATAGAAGTGCCAAATTTGATTCCCCAAGTAAAAATGAATGCGTAGTTTCTCCAGTTGTGGGCCTTCAGAGTTATAATGCTCAG GGTGAATGCTGGTTCCAGCCGCGGCACAGTGTAAACCAGACAACAGGAACTCCAAGCTTAGACCCTTCTGTGATCATGAAGGAGCGGCTGAGAACACTTGCAGAGACGGCATCTCTTATGGCCAGAGCTGTAGTAAACAAGGGAAATCAGACATCCGTAAACAGACATCCTGATTATGAGTTCTTTCTTTCTAGGCGAGGCTATTCACTTCTATAG
- the LOC7490822 gene encoding uncharacterized protein LOC7490822 isoform X2: MDGLQLVSMPPRNAFRADQPKARRGLQPDPPYSIKSCTRNFLETGAWHQSQNKVPNKETRSNVFPDYPSCQSSVTCPDFYVSTPKECNAVSSLEANSSNVDKSANKKSRQKTRRGKLNKRVSSDTGSAEPEVLSEYAHESSTSEACSYDHGDGLIYSATSPEVSLPDGSSNQIVFEGDPRFSNSETSTICSSNIDEVATVEDIIPCIAHNFPGECQMINSEIIIQTKGKGSSQISCCDDKQSKDFSYAPDSSLVLDYVSIGSNSDDDPNGSYRSKPFHEASSRGSVLEAPGCNSRKGSLSYKNSFNGVVDTYHHTEGSKHGSQNFSSSDAQLLISRSSKKGKQIKALPRSAGAHKYGGFGNLHVRAGKEINHSVWKKVQRNGVDTETKISPVCFQSDMSLKETPSLKRNCIVAEVNTVSRTENKKLLKDKVSKKLKRKNSLGSKLDYSCHGRGHSSNKASFNTRAKTGMRQDETFGLTAEVDDQKGGKSISRTHSMNTCLMVGFQPSRVECANSESVNSLQVFPDALQPLQSTYDAVSSPRHHHSENQGNSPAKLSNLLDQNALKVPPPVYLPHLFFNKGLQMEKEITLAEHCKQNHSSGSVMQKWIPIGVRESELATSARFGNSLPDPSDRPAREDFTLRNVQENASFDSQDLVSSSLLGTCQGSGNASCSPKEDDHSQKLNNSTGWMFELNKKHVEADSSTSEYSDQQFSAFEDKSIKIIQAVKDACRVQMECEAIQMSTGSPVAEFERFLHFSSPVISQLPGLSCCQTCLCDRLVGARPCRHEIPYIPLGCLWKWYEEHGNYGLEVRAEDFENSKSLGLDCVSFRGYFVPFLSAIQLFKNHTSQPINKAPDHGIFGTHEASESSEDSKAGRLPIFSVLIPKPRTTAAAQSVDVACSDDAELLFEYFEPEQPQQRQPLYEKIQELVRGNASSRCKMYGDPTNLASLNLHDLHPRSWYSVAWYPIYRIPDGNFRTAFLTYHSLGHLVHRSAKFDSPSKNECVVSPVVGLQSYNAQGECWFQPRHSVNQTTGTPSLDPSVIMKERLRTLAETASLMARAVVNKGNQTSVNRHPDYEFFLSRRGYSLL, translated from the exons ATGGATGGTTTGCAACTGGTTTCGATGCCACCTAGAAATGCATTCAGGGCCGATCAACCAAAGGCAAGGAGAGGGCTTCAACCTGATCCACCTTATTCCATTAAGTCCTGCACCAGAAATTTTCTTGAAACTGGTGCATGGCATCAGTCTCAAAATAAGGTTCCCAATAAAGAGACAAGATCAAATGTATTCCCTGACTATCCTTCATGCCAGAGTTCTGTCACTTGCCCTGATTTCTATGTTTCGACCCCAAAAGAATGTAATGCTGTTAGTTCACTTGAAGCTAATAGTTCTAATGTAGACAAGTctgcaaataaaaaatctcgACAAAAAACCAGGAGGGGAAAACTGAACAAGAGAGTTTCAAGTGATACTGGATCAGCTGAACCAGAAGTTTTGTCCGAGTATGCTCATGAAAGTTCAACTTCTGAAGCCTGTAGTTATGATCATGGAGATGGACTAATATATTCTGCAACTTCACCAGAAGTTTCATTGCCAGATGGTAGCAGTAACCAGATTGTCTTTGAAG GAGATCCTAGATTTAGCAATTCTGAAACATCTACGATCTGCTCATCCAACATTGATGAAGTTGCTACAGTGGAAGACATTATACCTTGTATAGCTCATAATTTTCCTGGGGAGTGTCAAATGATTAATTCTGAAATCATTATACAGACAAAAGGAAAGGGCTCCAGTCAGATCAGCTGTTGTGATGATAAGCAATCCAAAGACTTCTCATATGCACCTGATTCCTCCCTAGTGTTGGACTATGTATCTATTGGTTCAAACAGTGATGATGACCCTAATGGTAGTTATCGTTCAAAACCATTTCATGAAGCTAGCAGCAGAGGTAGCGTTTTAGAAGCTCCAGGTTGCAATTCCAGAAAGGGGTctttatcttataaaaattcatttaatggTGTTGTAGATACCTATCACCACACTGAGGGCTCAAAGCATGGCAGTCAGAATTTTAGCAGCAGTGACGCTCAATTACTTATATCAAGATCAAGCAAGAAAGGCAAGCAAATAAAAGCATTACCCAGGAGTGCTGGTGCTCACAAATATGGAGGTTTTGGAAATTTGCATGTCCGGGCAGGGAAGGAAATCAACCATTCTGTCTGGAAAAAGGTTCAGAGGAATGGTGTGGATACTGAAACTAAGATATCTCCTGTATGCTTCCAGTCAGACATGAGTTTGAAAGAAACTCCTTCACTTAAAAGGAACTGTATTGTTGCTGAGGTAAATACAGTATCAAGAACTGAGAATAAAAAACTGCTGAAAGACAAGGTTTCTaagaagttgaaaagaaaaaatagtctAGGTTCCAAATTAGATTACAGCTGTCATGGTAGGGGCCACAGTTCCAACAAGGCCAGCTTTAATACTCGTGCAAAGACTGGCATGCGACAGGATGAAACATTTGGTCTCACAGCTGAAGTGGATGATCAAAAAGGAGGGAAATCTATTTCAAGAACTCATTCTATGAATACTTGTTTGATGGTTGGGTTCCAGCCCAGCAGAGTTGAATGCGCGAATTCAGAATCAGTTAACAGCTTGCAAGTTTTCCCAGATGCATTACAGCCACTTCAAAGTACTTATGATGCCGTTTCCAGCCCAAGACACCACCATTCAGAAAATCAAGGTAACTCACCAGCAAAGCTGAGCAATTTGTTGGACCAAAATGCGCTCAAGGTGCCACCTCCAGTTTACCttcctcatcttttttttaataaaggtctccaaatggaaaaagaaattaCACTTGCTGAGCACTGTAAGCAAAACCATAGTTCTGGGTCAGTTATGCAGAAATGGATACCCATTGGGGTAAGAGAGTCTGAATTGGCCACCTCTGCTAGATTTGGTAATTCATTACCAGATCCTTCTGATAGACCAGCTCGTGAAGATTTCACTTTGAGAAATGTTCAAGAAAACGCCAGTTTTGATTCTCAAGACCTAGTTTCTTCATCGTTGTTGGGCACATGCCAAGGTTCTGGAAATGCAAGTTGTTCTCCCAAGGAAGATGACCACAGTCAAAAGTTGAATAATTCTACTGGTTGGATGTTTGAGCTCAACAAGAAGCATGTTGAAGCTGACAGTTCAACTAGTGAATACTCTGATCAACAATTTTCAGCTTTTGAAgataaatcaataaagataatacAAGCAGTGAAGGATGCATGCAGGGTACAGATGGAATGTGAAGCTATTCAGATGTCCACTGGCAGTCCAGTTGCAGAGTTTGAaagatttcttcatttttcttctcctgTTATTAGCCAACTGCCAGGTTTATCATGCTGCCAAACTTGTCTGTGTGATCGGCTTGTTGGTGCGCGACCATGCAGACATGAGATACCATATATCCCATTGGGATGCCTCTGGAAGTGGTATGAAGAGCATGGGAATTATGGTTTAGAAGTAAGGGCAgaagattttgaaaattctaAGAGCTTGGGTTTGGATTGTGTTTCGTTTCGTGGCTATTTTGTTCCCTTTTTATCGGCAATTCAACTATTCAAAAACCATACAAGCCAACCCATAAACAAGGCTCCTGATCATGGGATTTTTGGTACACATGAGGCTAGTGAATCATCAGAGGATTCTAAAGCTGGTCGCCTTCCAATATTTTCTGTACTGATTCCTAAGCCTCGTACCACAGCTGCAGCTCAATCAGTTGATGTCGCATGTTCTGATGATGCAGAGCTACTCTTTGAATACTTTGAACCAGAACAACCTCAGCAAAGACAACCATTATATGAGAA GATACAAGAGCTTGTTAGAGGTAACGCATCTTCACGTTGCAAAATGTATGGGGACCCCACTAATTTGGCCTCTCTGAATCTACATGACTTGCACCCCAGATCCTG GTATTCAGTGGCATGGTATCCGATCTATAGGATACCAGATGGCAACTTTCGAACTGCATTTTTGACTTACCATTCACTTGGCCACTTGGTTCATAGAAGTGCCAAATTTGATTCCCCAAGTAAAAATGAATGCGTAGTTTCTCCAGTTGTGGGCCTTCAGAGTTATAATGCTCAG GGTGAATGCTGGTTCCAGCCGCGGCACAGTGTAAACCAGACAACAGGAACTCCAAGCTTAGACCCTTCTGTGATCATGAAGGAGCGGCTGAGAACACTTGCAGAGACGGCATCTCTTATGGCCAGAGCTGTAGTAAACAAGGGAAATCAGACATCCGTAAACAGACATCCTGATTATGAGTTCTTTCTTTCTAGGCGAGGCTATTCACTTCTATAG